A genomic window from Anthocerotibacter panamensis C109 includes:
- a CDS encoding energy transducer TonB produces MSQHKPSIHIASAVPGAAGLALRRSRICKRCTDLAVLLLGLSVLTPRISAEECPKSIAYYLHSFVQTGSVKSLGCFQKLKTSILTASPPAIVQEPALLTLPPPPTPPVQSLAPGRLPPVLAPYQEQTAQPALQAAVSFAPSFLEAQLLRERPDGVLVAARPLAAPQTHYPEEDRNAGHQGVALIQASVSARGIVTKTRVLRSSGWPSLDKAARSAVLNMEFMPARRGLEPPQPALVEIPVPFSLEDAPIP; encoded by the coding sequence ATGTCGCAGCACAAGCCCTCAATACATATCGCTAGCGCTGTGCCCGGTGCAGCAGGCTTGGCCTTGCGTCGCAGCCGGATCTGCAAAAGATGTACTGATCTAGCCGTCCTCCTCCTGGGTCTATCCGTACTGACCCCAAGGATCAGCGCCGAGGAGTGCCCCAAAAGTATTGCCTACTATCTGCATAGTTTTGTACAGACAGGTAGCGTCAAGAGCCTAGGCTGCTTTCAGAAGCTGAAAACCTCTATTCTTACGGCCAGTCCGCCCGCCATCGTCCAGGAACCTGCGCTCCTAACGCTGCCACCGCCTCCAACGCCCCCGGTTCAGTCCCTAGCCCCAGGGCGTTTACCCCCGGTCCTCGCCCCCTACCAAGAGCAGACCGCCCAGCCAGCATTGCAGGCAGCAGTATCCTTTGCCCCTTCCTTTTTGGAGGCCCAATTACTGCGAGAGCGCCCCGACGGGGTATTGGTCGCAGCACGGCCCCTTGCTGCGCCCCAGACGCACTACCCGGAGGAGGACCGCAATGCAGGACACCAGGGTGTTGCCCTCATCCAAGCCTCGGTCAGCGCGCGGGGCATCGTCACAAAAACCCGCGTCTTGCGCAGTAGTGGCTGGCCCAGTCTAGACAAAGCCGCTCGCAGTGCGGTGCTGAACATGGAATTTATGCCCGCCCGCCGGGGATTAGAGCCGCCCCAACCCGCGCTTGTCGAAATTCCTGTCCCGTTTTCCCTAGAAGATGCCCCAATCCCATGA